GGTGGGCGCGCGGTGGATGCGCTCCGATCTATAACGGTCGCTCAGCACTTGTTTGGAATCGAGAACATCGTCGTGGTGCACCACACGTACTGCGGAGCCACGTCGTTCACTCCCGAAGGGCTAATCAAAGCCTTTCATAGCGAGCAAGGCGTAGATATCTCGGCACTCTACGACTCAGCCAACATCGCGATTGCCGACTATGAGTCATCCCTCAAGCGCGACACACGACTATTGCGCGAGTCAAAGGGAACACCGAAGCACGTAAACATCTACGGCTATCTGTTCAACATCGACACCGAAACATTGACTCTGATCGTAGAGGATCGCGCGAGTTCCAGCGCACGGCACGATGGCTCTGAAGTCGCATGACCAATTCTGAATCGTGGAAAACCGAATGAATACAAATTTCTCGGGCGCTAGTCCGTTCCGAGCAAGTAACTAAGGAGAGGAAATATGCCATTGAACCAATCGAAACCGAGTGAGGAAAACTCTAACCGTGAGGCGCAGCTCCAGCACGGAGACCTGCAAGGAAAAAGCACTGCCGAACAGGATCGCATTAAGCACTTACGCATCGCATTGCGGCTAGTGGGCGTGACGTTCATTTTCGGAATATACACATTCGTCCTTGTCTGGCCGTCTGGCTGGTCGTGGCACTCGGGACAGTCGCACCACCTGCCGCATTACCTGCAGATGATCCTTGGGGTCTATGCAACGTTGGGTGTTTTCCTTTTAATCGCGAGCCGCAATCCCCTTCAACACCTGAGCCTGATCTGGTTCACGGTGTGGTCCAGCGTTGTGCACGCCGCAATCATGGCGGCGCAAGCTTTGGCGAATCCGGAGCAAATCGCACACCTTTGGGGTGACGTCCCGGCGCTTCTCGTTGTTGCCGCTGTGCTTGCGCTTCTCACGCCTCGAACGGCCGCAGCCGAGTCCGCTGTGAGGGTGAAGACCGCAACTGCAACCGCAATTAGATGAGACGTGGCAGTTGGACTGCGAGGGCCTGCGATTATCCTCTGAATCGGAAAGCGTAAGGCGGGCCCTCAATTCCGCTATGCAATTGCCGTTCATTGGCTGGGTGGCTAGCCGTGCCGAAAGATTCGTCGGCGCTCGATGAACCGAAGGATTACTGTCTGGTAATAAAAATGAAAAGTGCCGGCGGTCAGATCGGATGATCGCTTCCCCTGTCTCTACCCTCGCCTGTTTCATTGGTAGCAACGAGAAACTCGAGGCCACGATTATGATTGGCGGCGGGTTGCCAAGAGCGGAGATGCGATGAAGCGCACATGGACGATCATCGGTGTACGCGACGTTGCCGGCAGCTTCAAGTGGTACCAGTCGCTGTTCGGCCAGCCCGAGACAGCTCCGGCCCATGACCACTTTGGTCAGATAGTAGATACGGATGGAACCGTCCTGCTTTGCGTCCACCAGTGGGGCGCGCACGAGCATCCCTCGTTGATGGGTCCGGAGTGGGCTTCACCTGGGAATGGGCTTCTCTTGTTCTTTCGCGTTGACGACTACGAGGTGGCGCTGAAGCGGGCGCGCGCTCTCGTCGCCCGGCTCGAAGAGGAGCCCCACATGAATCCGAACACGCAAACCATGGAGTTCTCACTCCGCGATCCAGACGGATACTACGTGACGATCAGCGCGCTCTGAAAAGCGGCAATCGGCATTCGGCACCTAAGAACATCCGCTCCAGTTCATCGTGATCATCGATGACTGGAAGCCGTCCAGCCGTTCCATATCGGAACCAGCAGTGTCTCTTGAAGTGAGCACCCCAGCAGAATCGCAGTCTCCGTCTTGGTCATTCAGTCGCGGCGAGCGACATCGGCGCGTCCGCCGACCGGACGGGCGCGCCCCCAGGTCGCAGCAGCAGCCAGAACGCGAGAAGGTGCGTCCAGAAAAGCGCTGGTACATAAAGCATTGGGATCGCGTAACCGGCTCCGAGCTGCCCGGCAACTGACGGCAGATCCACGCTGACCGCACGCGCCGTGTCGATGACCAGGTCGGCGAGACCGACCAGATTGAAAGCCCAGACCAGCGGCCAGAAGAGGAAGCGCACGCGCACCGTCAGCAGCGCGAGGATTGCGAGCAGTGCGGTGGCGAGGTCGCCGTAAGCCACCTGCGTAGCGAAGCCCTGCGGCAGGTTCGGCCCAACAAACCCGGGCAGTAAGAAGGCCAACCCGAAGAAGCGGAAACTGTTGAACGTTGCAATCGCGCGGTGCGCCTCGACCCGATCCATCGCCCTCAGCCGCGGCCAGACGTAAGTCGCGATGCAGAGCGCCCAGGCGAGATAGCCCAGCGCCATGTCGATATTGAAGATGTCTTTTGCCGGCATGCCCGACCTCCTTGCCATCGGCGCGTGCCGATGGCCTGATCATGATGGTTCGCTGTTAATTGTTCTGCGGTTTAATTGTTCTGCGTTGCGGGGCCTATCAATGCCCTCAGCGGCATCAAGGGTCCGACGGGAACGTACTGGTGATCCATCAACTGTTCCTTCGCGAGCGGCAGCGTTTCCATAATGGCTCGCGCCTCGTCTTCGGTCTTCGCCTCGACCAGGAAGACGACGCCTTTGCCATCGCCGCGCGAATACCACTGGCGGATTTTCCCGTCGAGGTAGAGCCTCACAGTGGCCCGAATCTCTGCGGGGATGACATCCATGACTTGCGAAGCGGTTACACCCTGCTTGACAGTCTGAATGACCAGCACTTCGGTGGTTTTAGGTATCGCCACGCTGGGCACGCCTGAGGCGGCCCCGGACTGTGATTGCGCTACGGACACTGCCGGTAGCGCTGCCATAAGAAGAGGGATCATGTATCTCATAGTTATCCTCGATTCAGTTTGGTTAGGTTCTTGGTTGGTCGTTGATGTGGTTCCTTCGATTGAAAATCTGTTCCATCGTCTACTCGCTTAAAGAGTACGAGCGTACTCTATTGGATGCAAAAAAAAATGCGTCACCTTTCGGTAAAGTTTTTTACAAAGAACTTC
This is a stretch of genomic DNA from Terriglobales bacterium. It encodes these proteins:
- a CDS encoding DUF6632 domain-containing protein yields the protein MPLNQSKPSEENSNREAQLQHGDLQGKSTAEQDRIKHLRIALRLVGVTFIFGIYTFVLVWPSGWSWHSGQSHHLPHYLQMILGVYATLGVFLLIASRNPLQHLSLIWFTVWSSVVHAAIMAAQALANPEQIAHLWGDVPALLVVAAVLALLTPRTAAAESAVRVKTATATAIR
- a CDS encoding VOC family protein, whose amino-acid sequence is MKRTWTIIGVRDVAGSFKWYQSLFGQPETAPAHDHFGQIVDTDGTVLLCVHQWGAHEHPSLMGPEWASPGNGLLLFFRVDDYEVALKRARALVARLEEEPHMNPNTQTMEFSLRDPDGYYVTISAL